The following coding sequences lie in one Lentilactobacillus sp. SPB1-3 genomic window:
- a CDS encoding peptide ABC transporter substrate-binding protein, whose amino-acid sequence MKLSSVAKLSGVAAFAALILAGCGSNSSSQGGSAKTLNWTESADLPTMDLSKATDIVSGRMTNSTGEGLLRLAADNKVIPGVAKNYEISKDGKTWTFNLRKSNWSNGKPVTAKDFVYSWQRTVNPKTASQYAYIFDNIVNATKVNSGKLPLSKLGVEAKGDYKLVVHLIKPQSFFKFMVAQAYYFPESKEAVQKYGAKYGTTSGSLVYNGPFKLTGWNGTNDSWQLVKNNQYWDKSKVKLNKVNVQVIKDPSTALNSYQSGKLDFTTLNGTQVSQFKNSKEYRVNKEASTFYLEMNRQKDPIFKNANIRKALSLAIDRDQMANKVMADGSVAPKGYVPADMAKHNGKDFADTAYTKTDVSYNLAQAKKYWAKGLKETGKKSANLSLLSDDTDKAKKATEFVQSQLEKLPGLNITNQNLPFKTRLQRSQQGNFDLVITAWIADYPDPSNFLDLMTSTNSQNNGKFKNAEYDQLVKDYSGKDANNENARWNDMVKAEKLLMNQTAIIPLYQTGVSTLTKSKVSGLEFFPTAPEFGFEFASVK is encoded by the coding sequence ATGAAATTAAGCTCTGTAGCAAAATTGAGTGGAGTCGCTGCATTCGCTGCTTTAATTTTAGCAGGTTGTGGTAGCAATTCTTCTTCTCAAGGTGGAAGCGCCAAGACTTTGAATTGGACAGAAAGTGCTGATTTACCAACAATGGATTTGTCAAAGGCAACTGATATCGTTTCAGGCCGTATGACTAACTCAACTGGTGAAGGTTTACTTCGTTTAGCTGCTGATAACAAAGTAATTCCTGGTGTCGCTAAGAATTATGAGATTTCTAAAGATGGTAAAACTTGGACATTCAATTTACGTAAGTCAAACTGGAGTAATGGTAAACCAGTTACTGCTAAGGATTTTGTTTATTCATGGCAGCGAACTGTAAATCCTAAGACAGCTTCACAATATGCATACATATTTGACAACATTGTGAATGCTACTAAAGTTAACTCCGGCAAACTACCTCTTTCTAAGTTAGGTGTAGAGGCTAAGGGGGATTATAAATTAGTCGTCCACTTGATCAAGCCACAGAGTTTCTTCAAATTCATGGTTGCCCAAGCTTATTACTTCCCAGAATCAAAGGAAGCAGTTCAAAAGTACGGTGCTAAGTACGGTACAACCAGTGGTTCACTTGTATATAACGGGCCATTTAAGTTAACTGGCTGGAACGGTACTAATGATTCTTGGCAATTAGTTAAGAACAATCAATACTGGGACAAGAGTAAAGTCAAACTTAATAAAGTTAACGTTCAAGTAATTAAGGATCCATCAACTGCTCTGAACAGTTACCAAAGTGGTAAGCTCGATTTCACTACATTAAACGGAACTCAAGTTAGTCAGTTTAAGAATAGTAAGGAATACCGTGTTAACAAGGAAGCTTCAACTTTCTACCTTGAAATGAACCGTCAAAAAGACCCAATTTTCAAGAATGCTAACATCCGTAAAGCATTGTCATTGGCAATTGATCGTGACCAAATGGCTAATAAAGTAATGGCTGATGGTTCGGTTGCTCCAAAAGGTTATGTACCAGCTGACATGGCCAAACATAACGGCAAAGACTTCGCTGATACTGCTTATACCAAGACCGACGTTTCTTACAACCTTGCTCAAGCTAAGAAGTACTGGGCTAAAGGATTAAAAGAAACTGGCAAGAAGTCAGCTAACTTGAGCTTATTATCAGATGATACTGATAAGGCTAAGAAAGCTACTGAATTTGTTCAAAGTCAACTTGAGAAGCTTCCTGGTTTGAACATTACTAACCAAAACTTACCATTTAAGACTCGTTTACAACGTTCACAACAAGGTAACTTTGACTTAGTAATCACTGCCTGGATTGCTGATTACCCGGATCCAAGTAACTTCCTTGATTTGATGACTTCAACTAATTCACAAAACAATGGTAAGTTTAAGAACGCTGAGTATGACCAATTAGTTAAAGATTACTCTGGTAAAGATGCAAATAATGAAAACGCTCGTTGGAATGACATGGTCAAAGCTGAGAAGTTATTGATGAACCAAACAGCAATCATTCCACTATATCAAACTGGTGTCTCAACATTAACTAAATCAAAAGTTAGTGGTCTTGAATTCTTCCCAACTGCACCAGAGTTTGGATTCGAATTCGCTTCAGTTAAATAA
- a CDS encoding ABC transporter ATP-binding protein yields the protein MENEKDVLEVRNLEINFKTYAGEVNAIRNVSFDLRKGETLAIVGESGSGKSVTTRSIMGLLANNAEVAGGTIMYKDQDLLKKTSKEMDGIRGKDIAEIFQDPMTSLDPTMKIGKQIAEPLMIHKGMKKEKAYAQALEMMKLVGITDAEKRINNYPHQFSGGMRQRIVIAIALVNYPEVLIADEPTTALDVTIQAQILDLMKELQEKINTSIIFITHDLGVVAGMADRVAVMYAGKIVEYGTVDEIFYNPKHPYTWGLLNSMPTLDTAGSELPSIPGTPPDLLDPPVGDAFAPRNPYALAVDTELEPPFFKVSDTHYAATWLLDERAPKVTPPAPIVERQKHFAELAAKERDRHLASHVSEQEEEL from the coding sequence ATGGAAAATGAAAAAGACGTATTAGAGGTTAGAAATCTCGAAATCAACTTTAAAACATATGCTGGTGAAGTAAATGCAATCAGAAATGTTAGTTTCGATTTGCGTAAAGGGGAAACATTAGCAATTGTTGGTGAGTCAGGTTCTGGTAAGTCAGTTACCACTCGTTCAATTATGGGATTGTTAGCCAACAATGCCGAAGTTGCTGGTGGAACCATTATGTATAAGGATCAGGATTTGCTGAAAAAGACTTCTAAGGAAATGGACGGTATTCGGGGAAAAGATATTGCTGAAATTTTCCAAGATCCAATGACTTCTTTGGACCCAACCATGAAGATTGGAAAGCAGATTGCTGAACCATTAATGATTCATAAGGGTATGAAAAAAGAAAAAGCATATGCTCAAGCGTTAGAAATGATGAAGCTTGTTGGAATCACAGATGCCGAAAAGCGAATCAACAACTATCCTCACCAATTCTCTGGTGGGATGCGTCAACGGATCGTTATTGCGATTGCTTTAGTCAACTATCCAGAAGTGTTGATTGCTGATGAACCAACGACTGCCTTGGACGTAACGATTCAAGCCCAAATTTTGGACTTGATGAAAGAATTGCAAGAGAAAATCAATACATCAATCATCTTTATTACTCATGATTTAGGAGTAGTTGCGGGGATGGCTGATCGAGTAGCGGTTATGTATGCTGGTAAAATCGTGGAATATGGAACAGTAGACGAAATCTTCTATAATCCTAAACATCCTTATACTTGGGGGTTATTGAACTCGATGCCAACTTTGGATACCGCAGGTTCTGAATTGCCATCGATTCCAGGAACGCCACCAGACTTACTAGATCCACCGGTTGGGGATGCTTTTGCTCCAAGAAATCCATATGCCTTAGCAGTTGATACAGAATTAGAGCCACCATTCTTTAAGGTTTCTGATACGCATTACGCTGCCACTTGGCTATTAGATGAACGGGCACCAAAAGTTACACCACCAGCACCAATCGTTGAACGTCAAAAGCACTTCGCAGAATTAGCAGCTAAGGAACGTGACCGCCACTTAGCAAGCCATGTTAGTGAACAGGAGGAAGAACTTTAA
- a CDS encoding APC family permease, with amino-acid sequence MQQNKQTDVKLDRNIGLWSALSLVIGTIIGAGVFVRQSAVLDEAGSTTMGLLAWLAGGILTLTAGLTIAEIASQLPQTGGLYVYMEKIYGEIWGFLSGWMQIIIYGPAMIASLGAYLAILLSDFFGFSASWNVPIAITAVVAVGLLNLLSNRYGSIFAIITTICKLIPIVALIVFGLFFGNQNALGQSISTVHASAGSFGVAILATLFAFDGWILVANLGGEIKNPRKLLPQAITYGILAVLAIYVLVSFGVYRAIPVDQIHSLGTSAIPYIATHAFGEMGGKILSIGIIISIVGCMNGKIMTFPRIMYAMAKKHQLPFSKALGYLHPKSHAPIVSIVVEMVIVSGLIMFANPDRLSELCIFTVYCFYLMAFVGVFILRKRNAGQARVFSTPLFPLTPIIAILGSIFVIVSEIQSDIVGVLISFIFVVLGIPVFYYARKKRTGLPEDELNIDEEID; translated from the coding sequence ATGCAGCAAAATAAGCAGACTGACGTTAAGCTCGACCGGAATATTGGTCTTTGGTCAGCTTTATCGTTAGTAATTGGCACCATCATTGGCGCCGGCGTTTTCGTCAGGCAATCAGCCGTATTAGACGAGGCAGGTTCCACTACTATGGGACTACTCGCCTGGTTAGCTGGTGGTATTCTGACGCTAACAGCTGGACTCACTATTGCTGAGATTGCTTCTCAGCTACCGCAAACTGGCGGACTTTATGTATATATGGAAAAGATTTATGGTGAGATATGGGGATTTCTTTCTGGCTGGATGCAGATCATTATCTATGGTCCTGCCATGATTGCTTCTCTGGGCGCCTATCTGGCCATTCTTCTCTCTGACTTCTTTGGCTTTTCAGCCAGCTGGAACGTTCCTATCGCAATTACCGCCGTGGTTGCAGTTGGGTTATTGAACCTGCTTTCGAATCGTTATGGTTCAATCTTTGCCATCATTACAACGATTTGTAAGTTGATTCCAATCGTAGCCTTGATAGTTTTTGGATTATTCTTCGGTAATCAAAATGCGTTGGGTCAAAGCATTTCTACTGTTCATGCTTCTGCAGGAAGCTTTGGTGTCGCTATTTTGGCTACATTATTCGCTTTTGATGGCTGGATCTTGGTTGCTAACCTTGGTGGAGAAATTAAGAATCCACGTAAGCTATTGCCACAAGCAATCACTTACGGAATCTTGGCCGTGTTAGCAATCTACGTTCTTGTATCATTTGGTGTTTACAGAGCCATTCCAGTTGATCAAATTCACTCACTGGGAACCAGTGCCATTCCTTACATCGCCACACACGCTTTTGGTGAAATGGGCGGTAAAATTCTTAGTATTGGAATTATCATTTCTATCGTGGGTTGTATGAACGGTAAGATCATGACTTTCCCTCGCATCATGTATGCCATGGCAAAGAAACACCAACTACCATTTTCTAAGGCCCTTGGATATCTTCATCCTAAGAGCCATGCCCCAATCGTTTCCATCGTGGTTGAAATGGTAATTGTTTCTGGCTTAATTATGTTTGCCAATCCTGACAGACTATCTGAGCTTTGCATCTTCACTGTTTATTGTTTTTACTTAATGGCCTTCGTGGGAGTCTTCATTCTCAGAAAACGCAATGCTGGTCAAGCAAGAGTTTTCTCAACCCCGCTATTCCCATTAACACCGATTATTGCGATTCTAGGATCGATATTTGTTATCGTCAGTGAAATTCAATCAGATATAGTTGGCGTTTTAATTTCCTTTATCTTCGTTGTTCTGGGAATTCCGGTATTCTACTATGCTAGAAAGAAGCGCACTGGATTACCTGAAGATGAGCTTAACATTGATGAAGAAATAGATTAA
- a CDS encoding amino acid ABC transporter permease has translation MLNVLGAYSWVNIRFLLEGAWITIFVSVVSIVFSSILGIILGIIRYVNIKWLSAIVGFVIDIIRNLPLILIIFFTYFGLPNLGFKPAPVWASIIALSIFEAAMVAEIVRAGIVSIPSGQMEGARANGLTYWQGLWHIVLPQAIKNMIPAIVSQFISLVKDTSLATIIVLPDLMNHAQIIYGQNTNYTIPMFVALAVMYFIVCYALSLFASYLERRQNRSKTIAKDPEAEEITNGDMPL, from the coding sequence ATGTTAAATGTGTTAGGTGCATACTCATGGGTTAACATCAGGTTCCTTTTAGAGGGAGCTTGGATTACGATCTTTGTATCAGTTGTTTCAATTGTCTTTAGTTCAATTTTAGGAATCATCTTAGGGATTATCCGTTACGTAAATATCAAATGGTTATCTGCAATCGTTGGTTTTGTGATCGATATTATTCGTAACTTGCCACTGATTTTGATCATTTTCTTCACGTACTTTGGATTACCTAACTTAGGCTTTAAGCCAGCGCCAGTTTGGGCATCTATCATTGCTTTATCGATTTTTGAAGCTGCGATGGTTGCTGAAATTGTTCGTGCCGGAATCGTTTCGATTCCAAGTGGTCAAATGGAAGGTGCCAGAGCGAATGGATTAACATACTGGCAAGGTTTGTGGCACATTGTCTTGCCACAAGCGATTAAGAACATGATTCCAGCTATCGTTAGTCAATTTATTTCGTTAGTTAAGGATACTTCTTTAGCTACGATTATCGTGTTACCTGATTTGATGAATCATGCGCAAATCATTTATGGTCAAAATACTAACTATACGATTCCAATGTTCGTGGCACTTGCCGTCATGTACTTCATCGTATGTTATGCATTATCACTATTTGCTTCATATCTTGAACGTCGTCAGAACAGATCAAAGACGATTGCTAAGGATCCAGAGGCAGAAGAAATTACTAATGGCGACATGCCTTTGTAA
- the hflX gene encoding GTPase HflX, whose protein sequence is MTDININEQTPVITIGLNRGSKNFSYSMEELNNLVTANNMVVTETLIQKLDRPDASTYFGKGKVEELATVVQDTGADTVIANDELSPSQIRNIEKQTNAKIIDRTGLILEIFANRAQSREAKLQVELAKLQYQMPRLHTSASQRLDQQTGTGGGGGFTNRGSGESQLELNRRTLQDRITHVRHELKELAKASDVKRKQRDRSELPTVALVGYTNAGKSTVMNGLINLFGESLDKQVMVKNMLFATLDTSVRKLTLPDSKTFLLSDTVGFVSQLPHQLVEAFKSTLAEAANADLLIQVVDYSDDNRDLMMKTTEDTLTDIGVSGIPTVIAFNKADKLELSIPTREGDNLIMSALEDSSLEALVDIIREKVFDNYHTVTLVIPFDKGDIVSYLNDNTNVISTDYDANGTIMKVELNDVDFQRYNGYILPDAD, encoded by the coding sequence ATGACAGATATTAATATTAATGAACAAACTCCCGTGATTACCATTGGTTTAAATCGCGGCTCAAAAAACTTTTCATATTCAATGGAAGAATTAAATAATTTAGTTACTGCGAATAACATGGTGGTGACCGAAACTTTAATTCAAAAATTGGACCGACCGGATGCTTCAACCTACTTTGGTAAAGGTAAAGTTGAAGAATTAGCTACGGTAGTTCAAGATACTGGTGCTGACACGGTGATTGCAAATGATGAATTATCCCCCAGCCAAATCAGAAATATTGAAAAACAAACCAACGCGAAGATTATCGATCGAACTGGCTTGATTCTAGAGATTTTTGCCAACCGAGCTCAATCTAGAGAAGCTAAGCTTCAAGTTGAATTAGCTAAACTTCAATATCAAATGCCAAGATTACACACATCTGCTAGTCAGCGACTTGATCAACAGACTGGTACTGGTGGTGGCGGTGGCTTTACCAACCGTGGTTCTGGTGAATCACAATTGGAATTAAACCGCCGTACTTTACAGGATCGTATTACCCACGTTCGTCATGAACTAAAGGAACTTGCAAAAGCTTCTGATGTTAAACGAAAACAACGTGATCGCAGTGAACTACCAACAGTTGCCTTAGTTGGTTATACCAATGCTGGTAAGTCTACAGTAATGAACGGTTTGATCAACTTATTCGGTGAAAGCTTGGATAAGCAAGTAATGGTCAAAAACATGTTGTTTGCTACTTTGGATACTTCAGTTAGAAAATTAACACTTCCTGATTCAAAAACTTTCCTTCTTAGTGATACAGTCGGATTTGTTAGCCAACTACCTCACCAATTAGTCGAAGCATTTAAATCAACTTTGGCCGAAGCCGCCAACGCAGATTTGTTAATTCAAGTTGTTGACTACTCTGATGATAATCGTGACTTAATGATGAAGACTACCGAAGATACTTTGACTGACATCGGTGTCTCCGGCATTCCAACTGTGATTGCTTTCAACAAGGCCGACAAACTTGAATTGTCGATTCCAACCCGTGAGGGCGATAACTTGATTATGTCAGCTTTAGAGGATTCATCTTTGGAAGCCCTCGTTGATATCATTCGAGAAAAGGTTTTCGATAACTATCACACTGTCACGTTAGTAATTCCATTTGATAAGGGAGACATTGTTTCCTATTTAAATGATAATACGAATGTGATTTCCACAGATTATGATGCCAACGGTACTATTATGAAAGTCGAACTCAATGATGTTGACTTCCAACGTTACAATGGCTATATTCTCCCTGATGCAGATTAA
- a CDS encoding ABC transporter permease, translating to MADNAKKLSPDDFKLISDTGQGFLDREKISAPSLTFLQDSWRRLRKNKAAMTALVVLIIIIVLAFTSGLWQPHNPNATNPNFANLPPKIPGVDINGFNGTLTQSGARVDAYAQAGAGKGVHYLMGTDYLGRDLFSRVLYGTRISLWIALAASFFDLTIGVIYGIVSGWKGGRVDNFMQRFIEIMLSIPYIVIMVLLILVLKPGMTAIILAIAITSWINMARLVRAQTLELKNQEFILAARTLGESPLKIAFKHLLPNLSSVIIINMMFTIPTAIFNEAFLSYIGIGISAPQASLGTLISDGQKNFQFLPYQMWYPAIVLSILMIAFNILGDGLRDAFDPKSRE from the coding sequence ATGGCAGATAATGCTAAGAAATTATCCCCAGATGATTTTAAATTAATTTCTGACACTGGTCAGGGTTTCTTAGATCGCGAAAAAATTTCAGCGCCATCACTGACCTTCTTGCAAGATTCGTGGCGTCGTCTAAGAAAAAACAAAGCAGCAATGACAGCTTTAGTTGTATTAATCATTATTATTGTGTTGGCATTTACTTCAGGCCTTTGGCAACCACATAACCCTAATGCAACTAATCCCAACTTTGCTAACTTACCACCTAAAATTCCAGGTGTAGATATCAATGGATTCAACGGAACGTTGACTCAATCAGGTGCTCGGGTTGATGCTTATGCTCAAGCTGGTGCCGGCAAGGGTGTCCATTATTTAATGGGAACTGACTACTTAGGTAGAGACTTGTTTTCACGTGTCCTTTACGGAACAAGAATCTCATTATGGATCGCACTTGCAGCTAGTTTCTTTGATCTAACTATTGGGGTTATCTATGGTATCGTTTCAGGCTGGAAGGGTGGCCGAGTTGATAACTTCATGCAACGATTTATTGAAATTATGCTTTCAATTCCATACATCGTTATCATGGTGCTCTTGATTTTAGTATTGAAACCCGGAATGACAGCAATCATCCTGGCAATTGCAATTACTAGTTGGATAAATATGGCCCGACTGGTCAGAGCACAAACTTTGGAACTTAAAAACCAAGAATTTATTTTAGCAGCACGAACTTTAGGTGAAAGTCCATTAAAGATTGCCTTTAAGCATTTATTGCCTAATTTGAGCAGTGTCATCATTATTAATATGATGTTCACTATTCCAACAGCAATCTTTAACGAAGCCTTTCTTTCATATATTGGTATCGGAATTAGTGCTCCGCAAGCCTCACTTGGTACTTTAATTAGTGATGGCCAAAAGAACTTCCAATTCCTACCTTATCAAATGTGGTATCCAGCAATCGTGTTATCCATATTAATGATTGCATTTAATATTCTCGGTGATGGTTTGCGTGATGCATTCGATCCAAAGAGTAGGGAGTAG
- a CDS encoding ABC transporter ATP-binding protein: MDYSKARKILEVSYLKQYFNVGKPNEVHAVDDISFDVYEGETFGLVGESGSGKTTTGRAIIHLYEPTAGEITFDGQDVSKLNTKEKQQHFRREMQMIFQDPYASLNPRMKVKDIVAEGIDINHLATSKEDRDKQVEDLLETVGLNKDHSSRYPHEFSGGQRQRIGIARALAVQPQFIIADEPISALDVSIQAQVVNLLKKLQREKNLTYLFIAHDLSMVKYISDRIGVMHYGRMLEIASSDEIYAHPLHDYTASLLSAVPVPDPDYERTRVQKPYDASQEFDGKERKLVEIVPHHWIRASEDEIPMYKERALAAPQNTNK; the protein is encoded by the coding sequence ATGGATTATTCAAAAGCCAGAAAAATACTGGAAGTTAGCTATTTAAAGCAATACTTCAATGTTGGAAAACCCAATGAAGTTCATGCGGTGGATGACATTAGTTTCGACGTATATGAGGGAGAAACTTTTGGTCTAGTTGGTGAATCAGGATCAGGTAAAACTACTACTGGTAGAGCCATTATCCATCTTTATGAACCAACTGCAGGTGAGATCACCTTTGATGGCCAGGATGTTTCTAAGTTGAATACTAAGGAAAAACAGCAGCATTTTCGAAGAGAAATGCAGATGATTTTCCAAGATCCATACGCTTCTTTGAATCCACGAATGAAGGTTAAGGATATTGTTGCTGAGGGTATTGATATTAACCACCTAGCTACTAGCAAAGAAGATCGTGACAAACAAGTTGAAGATTTGCTGGAAACCGTAGGTTTGAATAAGGACCATTCAAGTCGTTATCCTCACGAATTTTCTGGTGGTCAACGTCAACGAATTGGAATTGCTCGGGCTTTAGCAGTTCAACCACAATTCATTATCGCTGATGAACCAATTTCAGCACTGGATGTTTCCATCCAGGCTCAGGTGGTTAACTTGTTGAAAAAACTTCAACGTGAAAAGAACCTAACATATTTGTTTATTGCCCATGATTTGTCGATGGTTAAATATATCAGTGATAGAATTGGGGTCATGCATTATGGTCGGATGCTAGAAATTGCATCATCAGATGAAATTTATGCTCACCCATTGCATGATTACACTGCCAGTTTATTATCAGCTGTTCCAGTACCAGACCCAGATTATGAACGTACTCGGGTTCAAAAACCATACGATGCTAGTCAAGAGTTTGACGGTAAGGAAAGAAAGCTAGTTGAAATCGTTCCTCATCACTGGATTCGTGCTAGTGAAGACGAAATTCCAATGTACAAAGAGCGGGCATTGGCTGCTCCTCAAAATACTAATAAATAA
- the opp3b gene encoding oligopeptide ABC transporter permease, which yields MVKYLGKRIFYILVTLFLVTTITFFLMKFMPGTPFTNQAKMSPAQIEQVKEQYGLTKPLWYQYFAYLGGVVQGNFGTSFQFSDQPVSYLIGTRVGPSLQLGAQAMVVGVLAGIILGAFSAVKKDTWADTASTIVAILGISIPSFVLAILLQYYLGLKLQLFPIADWQGFSYTILPTLALAAAPLAESARFMRTEMVDVLNSDYIELAKAKGLSKFGIIYHHALRNSLIPLVTIVGPLAVNIMTGSMVVENIFSIPGIGEQFVKSVLTNDYPTIMGLTIMYSFLLCVVLLITDILYGVIDPRIRLNK from the coding sequence ATGGTAAAGTATCTTGGAAAAAGAATTTTTTATATCCTTGTTACATTATTCTTAGTAACAACGATTACCTTTTTCCTGATGAAGTTTATGCCAGGAACACCATTTACTAATCAAGCGAAGATGTCTCCTGCACAGATTGAACAGGTTAAAGAACAGTATGGATTAACTAAACCACTATGGTACCAATACTTTGCATACCTTGGTGGTGTTGTTCAAGGAAACTTTGGTACATCATTCCAATTTAGTGATCAACCAGTTTCTTACCTGATTGGAACTAGAGTTGGCCCATCATTACAACTTGGTGCTCAAGCCATGGTGGTTGGGGTGCTTGCCGGAATTATTCTTGGTGCCTTTAGTGCAGTTAAGAAAGATACTTGGGCAGATACAGCCTCTACTATTGTTGCCATCTTAGGAATTTCGATTCCATCATTCGTGTTGGCTATCTTACTTCAGTATTACTTGGGACTAAAATTACAATTATTCCCAATTGCTGATTGGCAAGGATTCTCATACACAATTTTACCAACACTAGCATTAGCGGCTGCACCACTGGCGGAGTCAGCTAGGTTTATGCGAACGGAAATGGTGGATGTGCTGAACTCTGATTACATTGAGTTAGCAAAAGCCAAGGGACTCAGCAAGTTTGGTATTATTTATCACCATGCTTTGCGTAACAGTTTGATTCCATTGGTAACGATCGTAGGACCATTAGCAGTTAACATCATGACTGGATCAATGGTTGTGGAAAACATCTTCTCAATTCCAGGTATTGGTGAACAATTCGTTAAGTCAGTATTGACCAACGATTATCCAACCATTATGGGACTGACGATCATGTATAGTTTCTTGTTGTGTGTTGTCTTGTTGATTACTGATATCTTGTACGGTGTCATTGATCCACGAATTAGACTTAATAAGTAG
- a CDS encoding histidine phosphatase family protein translates to MTISLYFVRHGQTFLNKYHRIQGYADSPLTDKGVNDAIDAGRRLSNVPFAAAYSSDARRAVQTGKLILAENSVDIDSPTELTELRELNFGYFEGEDDVKTWHTIGGPTGDNSFHEMISRYGIEAAEDKIAAADPYGDAESGSEFWNRFVPGVEKIIANAKDGDHILVATHGTLIRNLVSHWSEIPVDVSTKNGSVTKVNWDGNQYSIEYFNNVSTDI, encoded by the coding sequence ATGACAATCTCACTATATTTTGTTCGCCATGGTCAGACATTTCTAAATAAATATCACCGCATCCAAGGATACGCCGATTCTCCACTAACTGATAAGGGAGTAAACGACGCAATTGATGCCGGTCGTCGGCTAAGCAACGTACCGTTTGCCGCCGCATATTCTAGTGATGCTCGTCGAGCAGTCCAAACTGGCAAGCTGATCTTAGCAGAAAATTCTGTAGATATTGACTCGCCAACCGAATTGACTGAGCTTAGAGAACTAAACTTTGGTTACTTTGAGGGTGAAGACGATGTGAAAACTTGGCACACAATTGGCGGACCCACTGGCGATAACTCATTTCACGAAATGATCAGTCGCTACGGTATTGAAGCCGCTGAAGATAAGATTGCGGCAGCCGATCCCTATGGCGATGCCGAATCAGGAAGTGAATTCTGGAATAGATTCGTTCCTGGAGTGGAAAAAATTATTGCCAACGCTAAAGATGGTGACCATATATTAGTTGCCACTCATGGTACGTTGATTCGTAACCTTGTGAGTCATTGGAGTGAGATTCCCGTTGATGTCTCAACCAAAAATGGTAGCGTGACTAAGGTCAACTGGGACGGAAATCAATATAGTATTGAATACTTTAATAACGTATCTACTGATATCTAA